One genomic window of Centropristis striata isolate RG_2023a ecotype Rhode Island chromosome 20, C.striata_1.0, whole genome shotgun sequence includes the following:
- the LOC131993790 gene encoding uncharacterized protein LOC131993790, translating to MGRGSGPTRGRPLPGGDGPPFDMGPPGWGPPPPGGWGPPPPGGWGPPPPGGWPPPPEEWGPAPPGGWGPAPPGGWGPPEEYDPRDLPPRWRLRGPSPPPGWGRHPDDWLRPPHPEDLRLPHPDDWRPPHPDDLIPPHPDDLRPPHPDDWRRLYPDDWRPPHPDWRPPHPDWRPTHPDWRPPHPDWRPPEDWGPDRPPHPGWGPPGWGPDRPPEWGPEVVPPGPLPPMPPPGLTPPPPPVGIPPPDPAAFGPMPLAPPCVPPPCVPPPGYPAYPPLGWTGETVVEEPMPNPPPDQPEWIKALISAPPPDSAAGEPKKPSEDPDPAKPPEADPPAPPKAKAKARGDTSRTARALGLLGKRLFDKPPPGRSTGIISFIGPSFGYIEREDLEKFTFSFDAFFGNPKAMQPGVRVHFTACKEKISLIATDVKVAPGGTENVDTEIYEAVVSQPVAEPQPGERQYPGQVHVDLGPLRTNLTFERKDSTVTLLKDDHVLINLLTDIVSEKRRATNIKPKIPSTFSHTGETREQGVIISLKDGEGIIRCDAHGELPFHITENFSDVEFTDDDVSEEVEFTAITLRAGKRAIRIRRVKEPLLLTLSAATAAAAAAAEEAASHREDEDSDEECLLRDKAAGGKPEIIAANMKLDAELYEGIVSQPIIEPTPTMKGYPGQIHANIGPNRTNVTFDHRDCGVTLLKNDHVLINLLVDLTTRKRRAANIRPKVPFTFSYTRETREQGVVTFLGPEEGIVNSEEHGELPFDICENFSDTEFNNSDIHKEVQFTLATVKSQKRAIRLMRIKTGGDKILEEQKRREEEDKRRRKEEEERRKQEEEERKRREEEHQRVSEKKKKEEVAAALEAAKCKWTPLGFKIRNPNTLDDISKERFEGTVLRAISKYPRKEIKKEPEENKEEQPGEQVLPGQVKIKVEKMDEDEQKEASERPEGEGGQEVKMETEKEVKKEEEKKCQGGGEAAAGSKVKQEPETGRLVMTVDGQQKQLSFTADDLLTTATMLDGDKVRFNIATHQESREERATFVEILPASFEESIEQRRHGIVIEFSHDSGLIKCSQNPQLYFHMSEVIEKKRLELNEKVEFSVVPHETAEGGLQAIRIKRFTESVFLPVRKLSGVGANKGKMTIKLTKASEETEKEKPETDKLKAVVKSLRAQDSKSSMGRRDYGSSRRRYGRSRSRSKSRSPRRSRARSRSKSRSPHRDQFGRILKRRRSTSADRDRKSSKYRRSRETSNRRTKSRSKSSSRSRSRSRSRSRSRSRDKNKDKAVKKRSKISTEREESHRRRREMSPPPRRGGVVDDELARKKRELEELNDMIAYKKSLVDIDPRDLDPGQRTCIDYDHGRIAVPLAEYKPVRSILKKRAEGPDYHPSQPYDDPYYDRPYSSFPDRRYAERYGDPYASRAYTDRPYGERPYPDRPYESRLYGEPSYSGPPSASQRYTDRYDVYDEPYDDRYYDPAYADRPYSDPYRPVKRSQSPEPHGPSPSSQSSQVPAASAEHPLTHSAASSQLPFRPPSPTEPPPRSPSPKLKNAIPCQDPPAVKPPLDRFLDMLNKKKVEEIKTEPVHVSDDLLPHERALQDGRGFSRIVGLAQEQPSSSLALEEQKRQLSPRRSSLERTSEEPKIKTEPYDKIQSLLRTIGLKLSTGDMSKLASRAQERIYSPKSSSTERETLSSPREELKTSRTGSVESDHIHSPSPARSSSVEPLSRSKAVSEYEGFLDQQELEALKKAQQLQSLTKTMGSTPSPIPPPKPPPGPPPAHCQHPPAPLNWSLGVTAQIPPEQNSPTPSTCAPPTAAQPPQRFGLPAGPPPGFSPRHPAQPPPGPPPGPPPRRPPGQPPFVPPSSHAVFPFIGQPLAAPPLNSSSPLQPLTTAAVSPPPTTTATSSPASDNESTISTTVARCLKVIETVKSLAVQAPAKPVKSVQFSLPSVSPPTSSLQPSTETDDDIKTKQKEKLDLYNQRVLEKREQHYKDWLVRRKQGGDWKDGPSSFPGVPTASEPKKVWICGHSLVYWAESRAKSPEVGMQLGMDPSKVTIWWKGTQGMTWSQLLPQLHQLKVTWPNPDVLIMHLGGNDLSTDSPTDLLASVKKDLTSMRSIFPQCVLVWSNILPRRVWRHSSDSHEVDLVRTTVNRRIQNIVSELGGTSLTHDNIRCGANTGLYRADGVHLSPKGIDVFNLNLQDFLEKWELETN from the exons ATGGGCCGAGGATCCGGACCGACCCGGGGCCGCCCGCTGCCGGGGGGAGACGGGCCGCCGTTCGACATGGGGCCGCCGGGCTGGGGGCCCCCGCCGCCGGGAGGCTGGGGGCCTCCGCCGCCGGGAGGCTGGGGCCCTCCGCCGCCCGGTGGATGGCCTCCGCCGCCTGAGGAATGGGGACCCGCTCCGCCCGGGGGGTGGGGACCCGCTCCGCCCGGGGGGTGGGGGCCCCCTGAAGAGTATGACCCCAGGGACCTTCCACCGCG CTGGAGATTGAGGGGACCCTCGCCGCCACCGGGCTGGGGCCGCCACCCCGACGACTGGCTGCGCCCCCCTCACCCCGAGGACCTGAGGCTCCCTCACCCTGATGACTGGAGACCCCCTCACCCCGATGACCTGATACCCCCTCACCCCGACGACCTGAGGCCCCCTCACCCCGACGACTGGAGACGCCTTTACCCCGACGACTGGAGACCTCCTCATCCGGACTGGAGACCCCCCCATCCAGACTGGAGACCTACCCATCCAGACTGGAGACCCCCCCATCCAGACTGGAGACCCCCTGAGGACTGGGGACCCGACAGGCCTCCCCATCCGGGCTGGGGACCCCCTGGTTGGGGTCCGGACCGCCCCCCTGAGTGGGGACCCGAGGTCGTCCCCCCCGGACCTCTCCCTCCGATGCCCCCTCCAGgcctgactcctcctcctcctcctgtggggATTCCTCCTCCGGACCCGGCAGCCTTCGGCCCGATGCCTCTGGCCCCGCCCTGCGTGCCCCCGCCCTGCGTGCCCCCCCCGGGGTACCCGGCGTACCCCCCTCTGGGCTGGACGGGAGAG acGGTGGTGGAGGAGCCGATGCCCAACCCTCCACCGGACCAGCCGGAGTGG ATCAAAGCTCTGATCTCGGCTCCGCCCCCTGACTCCGCCGCGGGGGAACCAAAGAAACCCAGCGAGGACCCGGACCCCGCCAAGCCTCCGGAGGCCgacccccccgccccccccaaAGCTAAAGCTAAAGCCAGAGGGGACACCAGCAGGACGGCCCGGGCGCTCGGCCTTCTGGGAAAACGCCTGTTTGATAA ACCTCCACCGGGACGCTCCACAGGCATCATCTCCTTCATCGGG CCGTCGTTCGGCTACATCGAGAGAGAAGATCTGGAGAAGTTCACCTTCAGCTTCGACGCTTTCTTTGGAAACCCCAAAGCCATGCAGCCCGGGGTCAGAGTTCACTTCACCGCCTGCAAGGAGaag ATCAGTCTGATCGCCACGGACGTCAAAGTGGCGCCGGGCGGGACGGAGAACGTGGACACGGAGATCTACGAGGCCGTGGTCAGCCAGCCCGTCGCCGAGCCTCAG CCCGGGGAGCGCCAGTACCCGGGTCAGGTCCACGTGGACCTGGGTCCACTGAGGACCAACCTGACGTTTGAGAGGAAGGACAGCACGGTGACGCTGCTGAAGGACGACCACGTCCTCATCAACCTGCTGACGGACATCGTTAGTGAGAAGAGACGAGCCACCAACATCAAACCTAAGATCCCCTCCACCTTCAGCCACACGGGGGAGACCAGGGAGcag GGCGTCATCATCAGCCTGAAGGACGGCGAAGGCATCATCCGCTGCGACGCCCACGGCGAGCTGCCCTTCCACATCACAGAGAACTTCAGCGACGTGGAGTTCACCGACGACGACGTCAGCGAGGAGGTCGAGTTCACCGCCATCACG cTGAGGGCGGGGAAGAGGGCCATCAGGATCCGGCGGGTGAAAGAGCCGCTCCTGCTGACGCTGTCCGCCGCCACcgctgccgccgccgccgccgcagAGGAGGCCGCCTCCCACAGAGAGGACGAGGACAGCGACGAGGAGTGTCTGCTCAGAGACAAGGCCGCCGGCGGGAAACCCGAGATTATCGCCGCCAACATGAAGCTGGACGCCGAGCTGTACGAAGGCATCGTCAGCCAGCCCATCATCGAGCCCACG cccaCCATGAAGGGTTACCCGGGTCAGATCCACGCCAACATCGGCCCCAACCGCACCAACGTGACCTTTGACCACCGGGACTGTGGCGTCACGCTGCTGAAGAACGACCACGTGCTGATCAACCTGCTGGTGGACCTGACCACCAGGAAGAGGAGAGCCGCCAACATCAGGCCCAAGGTCCCCTTCACCTTCAGCTACACCCGGGAGACCAGGGAGCAG GGCGTGGTCACCTTTCTGGGTCCTGAAGAAGGAATCGTTAACTCTGAGGAGCACGGAGAGCTGCCCTTCGACATCTGTGAGAACTTCAGCGACACCGAGTTCAACAACAGCGACATCCACAAGGAGGTGCAGTTCACGCTCGCCACG GTGAAGTCACAGAAGAGAGCCATCAGGCTCATGAGGATCAAGACGGGCGGGGACAAAATCCTGGAGGAGCAGAAAAgacgggaggaggaggacaagaggaggaggaaggaggaggaggagaggaggaaacaggaggaggaggagaggaagaggagggaggaggagcatcAGAGAGTctcggagaagaagaagaaggaggaggtggCAGCCGCGCTGGAAGctgcaaaatgcaaa TGGACACCGCTCGGCTTTAAAATAAGGAACCCGAACACGCTGGACGACATCAGCAAGGAGCGATTCGAAGGCACCGTCCTCAGAGCCATTTCCAAATATCCACGTAAAGAGATCAAGAAGGAGCCGGAGGAGAACAAGGAGGAACAACCAGGAGAACAAGTGCTCCCCGGACAG GTCAAAATTAAAGTGGAGAAAATGGACGAAGACGAGCAGAAAGAGGCTAGTGAAAGACCTGAAGGAGAGGGAGGACAGGAGGTGAAGatggagacagagaaggaggtgaagaaagaggaggagaagaagtgccagggtggaggagaagcagcagctgGCAGCAAAGTGAAACAGGAGCCGGAGACGGGTCGACTGGTGATGACCGTCGACGGGCAGCAGAAGCAGCTTTCCTTCACCGCCGACGACCTGCTGACCACCGCCACCATGCTGGACGGAGACAAG GTGCGCTTCAACATCGCCACGCACCAGGAGAGCCGAGAGGAGCGCGCCACCTTCGTGGAGATCCTCCCCGCCTCCTTCGAGGAGTCCATCGAGCAGCGGAGACAC GGCATCGTGATCGAGTTCTCCCACGACTCGGGACTCATCAAGTGCTCCCAGAACCCCCAGCTGTACTTCCACATGTCCGAGGTGATCGAGAAGAAAAGACTGGAGCTCAACGAGAAGGTCGAGTTCAGCGTCGTCCCG CATGAAACAGCGGAGGGGGGGCTCCAGGCCATCAGGATCAAACGCTTCACTGAGAGCGTTTTCCTTCCTGTTCGTAAGCTGAGTGGTGTCGGGGCCAATAAAGGAAAG ATGACCATCAAGCTGACAAAAGCTTCAGAAGAAACTGA GAAAGAGAAACCAGAGACGGACAAGCTGAAGGCGGTGGTGAAGAGTCTTAGAGCACAGGACAGCAAGTCCAGTATGGGCAGAAGGGATTACGGCTCCTCTCGGCGCAGGTATGGCAGGAGCAGGAGTAGGAGTAAAAGCAGAAGTCCTCGCAGGAGTCGGGCCAGGAGTAGGAGTAAAAGCAGGAGTCCACACAGAGACCAGTTTGGACGTATCCTCAAAAGGAGACGCAGCACCAGCGCTGACCGCGATCGGAAAAGCAGCAAGTACAGGCGAAGCCGAGAGACGTCGAACAGGCGAACCAAGAGCCGAAGCAAGAGCTCCAGCAGGAGCCGCAGCAGGAGccgcagcaggagcaggagcaggagcagggacaaaaacaaggacaaagCTGTCAAGAAGAGGAGCAAAATCAGCACAGAGCGCGAAGAAAgtcacaggaggaggagggagatgaGCCCTCCGCCCAGGCGCGGTGGAGTCGTGGACGATGAGCTGGCGAGGAAGAAGCgggagctggaggagctgaaCGACATGATTGCCTACAAAAAGTCACTGGTGGACATAGACCCCAGAGACCTGGACCCAGGACAGAGGACCTGCATAGACTACGACCACGGCAGGATCGCTGTCCCACTCGCTGAGTACAAACCAGTCCGGTCCATCCTGAAGAAACGAGCAGAGGGACCTGATTATCACCCTTCTCAGCCTTATGATGACCCTTACTACGACCGGCCGTACAGTTCTTTCCCCGATCGGCGATACGCCGAGCGCTACGGTGACCCTTACGCCAGTCGTGCCTACACCGATCGGCCTTATGGCGAGCGTCCCTACCCTGACCGGCCTTATGAAAGTCGTCTCTATGGTGAACCTTCCTATAGTGGCCCTCCGTCTGCCAGCCAGCGGTACACTGATCGATACGACGTTTATGACGAACCTTATGACGATCGCTACTATGACCCGGCATATGCAGACCGACCTTACAGTGATCCATATCGCCCTGTCAAACGGAGCCAGTCTCCAGAACCCCATGGTCCCTCACCTTCTTCCCAGTCCAGCCAAGTTCCCGCTGCCTCCGCCGAACATCCCTTGACACATTCTGCTGCCTCTTCCCAACTCCCTTTCAGACCTCCTTCCCCAACAGAACCTCCTCCTAGAAGCCCCTCTCCCAAACTGAAGAACGCCATACCATGCCAGGACCCTCCAGCTGTGAAACCACCCCTCGATCGCTTCCTCGACATGCTTAATAAAAAGAAGGTTGaggaaataaaaactgaaccgGTTCATGTGAGTGATGACCTTCTGCCTCATGAGCGGGCGCTTCAAGATGGCAGGGGATTCTCTCGGATTGTGGGACTGGCTCAAGAGCAACCCAGCAGCAGTCTAGCTCTAGAAGAGCAAAAGAGACAGCTAAGCCCTAGAAGGTCCTCATTAGAGAGGACAAGTGAGGAACCAAAGATCAAGACCGAACCCTACGACAAGATCCAAAGTCTGCTACGTACGATCGGCCTGAAGCTTAGCACAGGAGACATGTCCAAACTGGCAAGCCGAGCCCAGGAGAGGATCTACAGTCCGAAGTCCTCATccacagaaagagagacttTGTCATCCCCAAGGGAAGAACTGAAAACTAGTAGAACTGGTTCTGTTGAATCAGATCACATCCATTCCCCCTCACCTGCCAGGTCCTCCAGTGTGGAGCCACTGAGCAGGTCCAAAGCTGTCTCTGAGTATGAAGGATTCCTTGACCAGCAAGAGCTTGAGGCACTAAAGAAGGCGCAACAGCTGCAGAGTCTTACCAAGACAATGGGAAGCACGCCCTCCCCCATTCCTCCCCCAAAGCCTCCTCCTGGGCCCCCACCCGCCCACTGCCAACATCCCCCGGCACCTCTCAACTGGTCTCTTGGAGTCACTGCTCAGATTCCCCCAGAGCAGAACTCCCCAACACCCAGCACCTGCGCTCCTCCTACAGCTGCTCAGCCACCCCAGAGATTTGGTCTTCCTGCAGGACCTCCTCCTGGATTTTCTCCACGGCATCCTGCACAGCCTCCCCCAGGACCTCCTCCGGGACCTCCACCCCGGCGCCCTCCGGGACAACCTCCTTTCGTTCCACCGTCCAGTCATGCAGTCTTTCCGTTTATTGGCCAGCCTCTTGCAGCTCCGCCCCTTAACTCCTCGAGTCCTCTGCAGCCTTTAACCACTGCTGCAGTATcaccaccaccaacaacaactgcaacATCCAGTCCTGCGAGCGATAACGAATCCACCATCTCTACGACAGTGGCCAGATGCCTAAAGGTCATAGAGACGGTAAAATCTCTGGCTGTGCAGGCACCAGCCAAACCGGTTAAATCAGTCCAGTTCAGCTTACCTTCAGTCTCTCCACCAACCTCCAGTCTGCAGCCCTCGACAGAGACCGACGATGACATAAAGACCAAGCAGAAGGAGAAG CTGGATTTGTATAATCAAAGGGTTTTGGAAAAGCGGGAGCAACACTACAAGGATTGGCTGGTCCGCAGAAAACAGGGCGGGGACTGGAAGGACGGCCCATCGAGCTTCCCAG GCGTCCCGACGGCCAGCGAGCCGAAGAAGGTTTGGATCTGCGGCCACTCGCTGGTGTACTGGGCCGAGTCCAGGGCCAAGTCTCCGGAGGTAGGTATGCAGCTGGGCATGGACCCCAGCAAGGTGACCATCTGGTGGAAAGGCACGCAGGGCATGACCTGGTCCCAGCTGCTGCCCCAGCTGCACCAGCTCAAAGTCACCTGGCCCAACCCCGACGTGCTCATCATGCACCTGGGCGGCAACGACCTGAGCACCGACAGCCCCACCGACCTGCTGGCCTCCGTCAAGAAGGACCTGACCTCCATGAGGAGCATCTTCCCGCAGTGCGTCCTGGTGTGGTCCAACATCCTGCCCCGCCGGGTGTGGCGCCACTCGTCCGACAGCCACGAGGTGGACCTGGTCCGCACCACCGTCAACCGCAGGATCCAGAACATCGTGTCGGAGCTGGGCGGCACCTCGCTGACCCACGACAACATCCGCTGCGGCGCCAACACGGGCCTGTACCGCGCCGATGGCGTCCACCTGTCCCCCAAAGGGATCGACGTCTTCAACCTCAACCTGCAGGACTTCCTGGAGAAGTGGGAGCTGGAGACAAACTAG